From the genome of Pseudomonas putida:
TCAAGCGCAGCCCATGGGGATAACGCCCAGTTGGAATACCGGGCAACTCGATTCGCTGCTCAAGGTCAAATACTCGCACCTGGTTGGCAGCGGAATCGGTCACAAAAGCTCGCAGCCCGGTGACGTCGGTGACCACATGAGCCGGGTGATCGCCTGCCGGGAAGCTGAACGGTGGCCTGTCCAGCGCGCTGGTACTGAACACCAGCAACTGCCCACCGGGCTTTTCACCGCTCGAATGCCCCGCATGTCCAGCCACTCCAACAACCAGAAGCAAGCTGCCGTCGGGCGAAACCTGTAGGTTGTGGGGTGCGATCGGCAAGGCGACCGTGCTCACATCACCTGTCGCAAGATTTACCTGGCTAATGGAAGCGGACCGTTCATTGGCCGTGTAGACGTTACCCGTAGGGTTTGCCATGACCAGCCCCAGAGGGATGAGCAGGGATATCCCCAAGGCCATAGAACTAAACCGCTTGGCAGTCATCATTGTGAATGAGCTCCAACGAGGGGCCGGGGTATGTGAGCCAGGCTGGCCTATACATTTACTCAAGATAAACACCAATCGCGAAGCATTTTCTTGATCAGCGTCAACGTCCACAGCTTGACTCGGCACTGGGTGATCGAAGGCCGTCCATTTCTTGGGGAGTATTGCTGGCTATCCCGACCCGGAGTCAGTCGACATCAGGCTGTATATGAAGAAACCGCGCCATGAAACATGGCACGGCGGCTTGCCATCTGAGCGGTAACGAGACTTAGCGACTGACTTTGGTTGGGTAACCAAGCGCCTGGACCAGTGCACCGACGCGTTCCGCCTCGATGTTGCTTTGGACACTCACTGTACCGGCAGCACGATCAACGATCACCTTCGCGTCGCCATCGGCAGCCTGGATGGCCTTGGTGATCTTGTTGACACAACTGCCACATCCCATACCGGAAACTTCCAAAACGAACATAGCGGGCCTCTCATGCTGGTACGGCTTTTCTCGCCGCATTTACAGCTTCAACCTTGACACGATGACAAGGTCAAGGCCCGGTCAAAGGATTTATCTTCGCCCTGAAATCTTGTCCAACTCCTCTGGCGGCGGCCCCTGCTGCATCACAATTGTCCCTTACGATCTTGGCAGAAGATGGCGGACGTCGCAGTTGCCCGATGTCCTCCATCAGGACCAGATTGGCGCCGAACTCGCGGACATACCCGCTAAGGCCAAAGCCCTAGACAGTCAGTCATATGGATCAGGCGTTGAAACGCTGATGGCGGAACTTCCTCTCATAGGTTGCGGTGTGCCCATTTCAGTCTGTGACTACGCGCTTCAGCCGCAGTGCGTTGAATACCACGGAAGCCGAACTTACGCTCATGGCCAATGCCGCAATCATCGGTGACAATAGATGGCCGGTAAGCGGGTAGAACAAACCTGCCGCCAGCGGTATGCCCATAGCGTTGTAGAAGAATGCGAAGCCCAAGTTTTGACGCATGTTCTTCACCGTGGCCACGGATAGTGTTCTGGCCCGCAGGATGCCCATCAGGTCGCCCTTGACCAGCGTCAACTGGGAGCTGTTCATGGCAACATCGGTGCCAGTTCCCATGGCGATCCCGACATCAGCCCGGGCCAGCGCAGGGGCATCGTTGATCCCATCTCCTGCCATGGCAACCCGGCGCTTATCGCCCTGCAGGAGCGCCACCAGTTGCTCCTTGTCCTCGGGTTTCACTTCTCCGTGGACTTCCTCGATGCCGAGTTGTTTCGCGACCGCACGTGCCGTAGTCAGGCCGTCGCCGGTGGCCATGATGACCTTCACATCTTCTGCCTGTAGCCGGGTTACCGCCTCCTTGGAGGTGGGTTTGACCGGATCGGACACCGCTAGCAGGCCAGCGAGCACGCCATCGACGGCCAAGTACATGATACTCATGCCTTCCAGACGCAGCTGCTCGGCGCGGTCTCGCAACGGACTGGTGTCGAGGCCAGCCTCTTCCATCAAGGTCGTGTTGCCAAGCTGCAGCCGTTTGCCGTTCACCTGGCCACGTACACCGATCCCAGAGCCCGACTCAAACGCCTCTGGCTTGGACAAGCTGTGTCCATGCGCTCGCGCATGATCGACAATCGCATGTGCCAGCGGATGCTCGCTGCCTTGGTCCAGGCTGGCGGCAAGGCGCAAGACTTCGGGTGGCATGAACTGCCCGGTACCGACCACGCTATGAAACACTGGCCGGCCCTCGGTGAGGGTCCCGGTCTTGTCGACGATCAGCGTGTCGATCTTGCAGAGGTTCTCGATAGCACTGGCGTCTCGGAAGAGCACGCCACTGCTGGCAGCCTTCCCGGTAGCGACCATGATCGACATGGGAGTGGCTAGGCCGAGCGCGCAGGGGCAGGCAATGATCAGGACCGCGACCGCATTGATCAGGCCGAAGACCCAGCCAGGCTCCGGTCCGAAAAGCCCCCAGCCGAAGAGCGTGACCAGCGCGACCAGAATCACCCCCATGACGAAATAGCCGGCCACGGTGTCCGCCATCCGCTGCATCGGGGCTTTCGAGCGCTGAGCCCGCGCGACCATCTGCACGATTTGCGAGAGCACTGTCTCGGCGCCGACCTTCTGCGCCGCCATCACAAGGCTGCCGTGGGTATTCAGCGTGGCACCGATGAGTGCATCCCCAGCTTTCTTCATCACTGGCACGGGCTCGCCTGTCAGCATGGATTCATCGATAGCACTTTCGCCTTCCAGGACCACCCCGTCGACCGGCACCTTCTCGCCAGGGCGAACGCGCAGGTGGTCGCCCGTATGCACGTGGGTGAGCGGAATATCTTCCTCCTGACCATCGGCCCCGATGCGACGGGCCGTCTTGGGGGCAAGACCCAGGAGCGACTTGATGGCGGCGGAGGTTTGTGAGCGCGCCTTGAGCTCGAGCATTTGGCCGAGCAACGTTAATGAGATGATGACTGCAGCCGCTTCGAAGTAGACACCGATGCGGCCATCCTGCATGAAAGTCGTCGGGAAAACCTGCGGGAACACTGTGGCCGCAACGCTGTATAGGTACGCCGCAGCCGTTCCCAAACCTATCAGGGTCCACATATTCGGGCTGCGATTACGAATCGATGCGACCCCACGCACGAAAAACGGCCAGCCAGCCCATAGTGTCACGGGAGTGGCCAGAATCAACTCCACCCAATTCTGTGTGGCACCATGCAGCAATTGGAGTTGGTGGGCAGTCATGGCCAACACGGTCACGATGACCGTCAGGGGCAAGGTCCACCAGAAGCGGCGGGAGAAGTCCTTGAGTTCCGGGTTCTCGTCTTCCTCAAGCTCCGGTATTACCGGCTCTAGGGCCATGCCACAGATTGGGCAACTGCCCGGCCCACGCTGGCGGATTTGGGGATGCATCGGGCAAGTGTATTCGGCGTCCGCCGCGTTGCTTGGCTGCGGGGCAGCCGAGTGGAGATGGCCCGCGTGTTCTTGGTCCTGGGGAGGGCTAAGATAATGCACAGGCGCTGCGCGGAATTTCGTCAGGCACTTTTCACTGCAGAAGCGGTATGTCCTTCCCTCGTATAGCTCGAAGTAGCGACTATCCGGTGGCACCGTCATACCGCATACCAAATCGCGCTGACTACCATCCGGTTGCTCATGCGGGTGCGAGTGGTCATGGTCATGGTCATGGTCATGGTCATGCTGGCACGATTCGGTGTGCATGAAGTAGTTCCCTTTGTTGTCCGGTTTGGACGAGTTTTCACCCTTCTGGTGAGAATACCCGCCATGGTTGTGCCCGAAGAGTTGCGTCAGCGGACAGAGCAACAAAATTAAATAACTGTAGTGCCTGTGACAGGTGGCCATAGTGCACGAGCCACATAAAACAGGCCAAATATGGCCAGCATGATCAGTGCAATACCGCCTTTAGTCCGCCAAAAAGGTATTGCCAGATCTGTACCACGGCGATGGGCTCCGTCATGATCAACTCCCAAGCTGGGTGGGAAATATCGGCCGCTGCCGTATTGTCCAGCCTAGACAACATCTCCTTGAACAGCTGTGACGCCAATCAATGCTCCTGTAAGCGTGTCGATTATTGTTGTGGTGTAGCGTCATGGCATAGATCATTTCTGGAGGTTGCTGATCCTGCTGCTGCACCAGTGGTTGCCCTTCGACAATGCGCTGGCTGCCTTGTACCCCGGCGAGGGAGTGCCCAAGCCGCTGGAGGAGTACGACGCCGGCTCCCGGTGGGGAACGCCGTCCATGCTTTCCTGCCTGGACGGCCTATACTTGCTCGACCCCTTCTACCAGGCCTGTCAGGAAGGCCTGCCCAGTGGGCTGTAACGCCTGGAGGAGATCGCTTCTGACCAGTTCCGTCAAAGCGAGTACTTCCTCAGTTACTTCCACGCCAACGCATTGGAAGACGAGGTGCAGTTCGTTCTCCAGTTGCCGGCCAAGGTAGCCTTATGCGATCTAACAGCTCAAGCCCCAGACCTGATACATGCGGTGCGGTACAGCGCTGATCGGGTCACTCTTCGCTGTTCCCCTTCCAGCTTTGCCTTTGCCCACAGCAGACGTCGGAGATGAAACTGCTCGGCGGACTCACAAACCTGCTCCAGTGCTCTCGCACAAGGCTTTGATCTGGCCATCTTTGCTTGAATGGCTGACCCGTGGCAGGGCGTTGGCCGTGTTTTCTTCGTGCGTGTTGAGCCCAAGGCGAGCGCGATCCACCATCCACAGGCCGCTACTGCCGCGCGCCAATTCTATGCCGGCACTACTCGTCAAAAAATAGGTGAGTGCTTACCCGGCAGGC
Proteins encoded in this window:
- a CDS encoding heavy-metal-associated domain-containing protein gives rise to the protein MFVLEVSGMGCGSCVNKITKAIQAADGDAKVIVDRAAGTVSVQSNIEAERVGALVQALGYPTKVSR
- a CDS encoding heavy metal translocating P-type ATPase, producing MATCHRHYSYLILLLCPLTQLFGHNHGGYSHQKGENSSKPDNKGNYFMHTESCQHDHDHDHDHDHSHPHEQPDGSQRDLVCGMTVPPDSRYFELYEGRTYRFCSEKCLTKFRAAPVHYLSPPQDQEHAGHLHSAAPQPSNAADAEYTCPMHPQIRQRGPGSCPICGMALEPVIPELEEDENPELKDFSRRFWWTLPLTVIVTVLAMTAHQLQLLHGATQNWVELILATPVTLWAGWPFFVRGVASIRNRSPNMWTLIGLGTAAAYLYSVAATVFPQVFPTTFMQDGRIGVYFEAAAVIISLTLLGQMLELKARSQTSAAIKSLLGLAPKTARRIGADGQEEDIPLTHVHTGDHLRVRPGEKVPVDGVVLEGESAIDESMLTGEPVPVMKKAGDALIGATLNTHGSLVMAAQKVGAETVLSQIVQMVARAQRSKAPMQRMADTVAGYFVMGVILVALVTLFGWGLFGPEPGWVFGLINAVAVLIIACPCALGLATPMSIMVATGKAASSGVLFRDASAIENLCKIDTLIVDKTGTLTEGRPVFHSVVGTGQFMPPEVLRLAASLDQGSEHPLAHAIVDHARAHGHSLSKPEAFESGSGIGVRGQVNGKRLQLGNTTLMEEAGLDTSPLRDRAEQLRLEGMSIMYLAVDGVLAGLLAVSDPVKPTSKEAVTRLQAEDVKVIMATGDGLTTARAVAKQLGIEEVHGEVKPEDKEQLVALLQGDKRRVAMAGDGINDAPALARADVGIAMGTGTDVAMNSSQLTLVKGDLMGILRARTLSVATVKNMRQNLGFAFFYNAMGIPLAAGLFYPLTGHLLSPMIAALAMSVSSASVVFNALRLKRVVTD